From the Polaribacter gangjinensis genome, the window CAATAATTCCTCTGCACCTTCTGAAAATTCATCTCTTAAAATTTGATATTGTTTTATCTTTGCAATGACTGATTCTAATAACGGAACAAATCGTTCTTTATTTCTCTTTCCAAGAACTTTTACTGTTTTATTACCAAAATCAATATCGCTTTCCTTTATATGAATTAATTCAGATTTTCTGACGCCTGTTGAATATAAGAGTTCTATAATTAATTTATTTCTAATCAATTTGAAATCGGAGTTTTCTGACACACTGTTTATGGCATCATTAATTTCTTTTACACTAAATGGTATTTGTAACTTATTAACTGATTTTAGCGATTTGTGTTTTGAAAGTGGATTTATTTCAATTTGGTGAGTTTTCTGCAAAAACTTGTAAAAAGAATTTAAAGAGGTTATTTTACGATTGATACTCCTATTTGATATCTTTTGATGTACCAAATTCACAATCCAACTTCGGATTATTGGATATTCTACTTCTGATAAATTATTGACATTGAAATCTGTTTCACAAAAATCCTTAAAAGCTAACAAATCCGTTTTGTAAGCAGATATTGTATTTATTGAATACTTTTTTTCAAGAAACAAATATTCGAGAAATGAATCAATCAAAATTTAAAAGTTTTGGTTTCTGTAAATTTACAAAATTTCAATCAAAAAAAAACTCGTATCAAAATATTGATACGAGTTTTTGTTCATTTTAGTAAGTTACTAACCTATTTCTTCTTGTGTTCTTAATCTTTGAACGTAAGAGGCTTTAATTTTTTGAGCTCTCTTTGCTACTGAAGGTTTTGTAAAGTTTTTATTGTTACGCAAAAGTTTCATCGTTTTTGTACGATCGTATTTACGTTTGTAACGTTTTAAAGCTCTATCTATATTCTCTCCTTCTTTTACTGGTATAATTAACATAAGTTAGCACCTCCCTTCATACGTATCTTTTATATTTTAAACAGATTTACTGTTGTTATTTAAATTTTGGTTTGCAAAGGTACAATTAATTTTGATTTTAGAATTAAGAATCAAGTTTTTTTTCAAATTCAGCATTTTAAATCTCTGAATTCATTTAAGTTGCTGGCTTATACTCTTTACTATCAATAACCATTTTTGCGATAATCTCTTTCAAGATTTCAGAAGTACCTCCTCCTATTGGGCCTAATCTGCTATCGCGAAACAATCGTGCCATTGGATAATCTTCCATATAACCATAACCTCCTAATAATTGAAGTGCATCATAAATTACTTCATCAGCCATTTTGGTTGATAACAACTTAGACATGCTTGCTTCTTTCACCACATATTGACCGTCATTCAATCGTTTCGCAATGGAATAATTATACTCTTTACACATATCAACCTGACTTGCTATTTCTGCAATTTTATGCCTTAATGCCTGAAATTGATCAATTGTCTTACCAAAAGCAACTCGCTCTTTCATATAATGAATAGCATAATCTAAGGCAAATTCTGCTCTTGCATGTGCATTAATTCCCATAATTAAACGTTCTAATGCAAAATGTTGCATGATATAAGGAAAGCCTTTTCCTTCTTCACCTAATAAATTTTCAGCAGGAATCTTTACATTATCAAAAGCGATTTCTCCAGTATCAGAAGCTCTCCAACCCAATTTATTCAATTTGGTTGCTGAAATTCCTTTTGTATTTCTATCAACAACAAAAATGCTGATTCCTTTATATTTATCAGAAGGATCTGTTTTTGCAGCAATTATCAAATAATCAGAGTACACTCCATTTGTGATGAATGTTTTTGAACCATTCAATATATAATGATCTCCATTTTTGATGGCTGTTGAACGCATTCCTGCAACATCACTTCCTCCAAAAGGCTCTGTAATACACAAACAACCAATCATATCACCCTCAACACTTGGTACTAAATATTTTTGTTTGATGGCTTCGCTTCCTTCTTTATTTAAATGTGTCATTGCTAGATATTCGTGTGCCCACATTGCGGCTGCAAATCCACCTGAATTTACTTTTTGTAATTCTTCTAAAAAAATTACAGTGTAAAAAAGATCTAAATCTAAACCACCATATTCCTGTGGAGTTGACAATCCGAAATAACCCATTTCTCCAAATTTCTTCCAAATGAAGCGTTCAATTGTTCCTGTTTGTTCCCATTTTTCGATGTGAGGAACTACTTCTTTCTGCAAAAAATCTTTAAAACTCGCACGAAATGCGTGATGTTCTTCTGTAAAGTACATGCTATTCATTTGATAAAATTGAATTAATTATTCAGCGTGCAAATATAAGACTAATCTATTGTATATATCTAATGGAAAATCCTTGATATTTTTTAATTCTGATATTTGTTGAATTTCAGCTACCTCGTCTTTGTAATCAAAAATTTTCCTGCAAAGTTCATAATTCATATATGGAATTCGCAATAACTCTTTGAAAGATAATGAATTAATATTAACAGTTTTGATAATTGGTTTTTGTTTGATAATAAAGGTTTCTAGGGTTTTATCTGCAATTTCTTTTTGTAAACCCCAAACTTCATACAATTGTTCTTTGAAAGTAAATCCTTGTAATTTAGAACGATACTGAATAATACGTTCTGCTATTTTTTCTCCAATTCCTGAAATGTATTGCAAATCTGTTGCAGTTGCTTTATTTAGATCGTTGGTTGACAAATCACTTTTTGCTGTTTTCTTGTAGTTTTGATACGTGAATTTCTCTGAAAATGAATTTTCTTTTTGATGTGAATTTTGCTTTTCTACCCAATCAGGAAACTTGAAAAATGGTGCAATTTTCGCCAACAAACTGTCTGAAATCTTTGTTACTTTTTGAAAATCATTTTTTGAATTGATAAATTTCCCTGTTTTTCTGAAAGCTAGCAGTCTATCAATTTCTTCTAAAGACATGCCTAATTGTTCGCCTTTAAAATCGGTAATATAATTGGGATTGAAAGGAAATATTTTAGGTTTTCTATTTTCGATAGCAATCATTTTCAAACTATCTATTTGATGCTGAAATGCCAGAACTTCAGGAGTTTTTTTGGCTATTTTTTCTTCGGATGAAAAAACATCTAGAAAAATGAATGCTTGAAGGCAAATGATGAGAATTGCCAATAAAAAAATCCCATTTTTTTGGCTTTTGTGGTACCAGAAATGGGATGTAAAATTTATCATTTTAAGAAAATTACATGTGTTTTGTCACATCAATAGCTCCCTCTTCAATTGCTTCTTTTTTAATTGAAATTGCATTCAAATAGCGATTCATTTCTTGCTTTACTTTTGGATAAAGGAAAAATAAACCAATCATATTTGGAAATACCAGTGCCAAAATCATAGCATCTGAGAATTTAATAACCGCATCTAAAGTTGCTCCTGCTCCAATGACAACAAAAACTAAGAATAATAATTTATAAACTATATCAGCTGTTTTGGTTTTTCCAAATAAAAATTTCCAAGCTTGTAAACCGTAGTAAGACCATGAAATCATCGTTGAAAAAGCAAATAAAACAATGGCAATAGTTAGTATATAAGAAAAATGAGGAATCACAGAATCAAAAGCCATAGAAGTTAAATCTACCCCTCCTATAGAACGCCCATCAGCGTTTAAAATTACACTACTTGTTTCTGCACTGTAATTGAATACACTTTGAACATTTGTACCATCAATATTGAAAAACACAATAACAAGTGCAGTCATTGTACAAATCACAACGGTATCAATAAAAGGTTCTAAAAGCGCCACAACACCTTCTGATGCTGGATATTTAGTTCTTACAGCTGAGTGTGCAATTGCAGCTGAACCTGCACCTGCTTCGTTTGAAAATGCCGCTCTTTGAAAACCAACAATCAATACTCCAACTAAACCACCCAATCCAGCCATTGGCGTAAAAGCTCCTTCAAAAATAATGGTAAATGCCAAGCCAATATCGCTAAAGTTAGCAATAATAATGACTAATGAAGCTAAGATGTAAATCCCTGCCATAAAAGGGACTATTTTTTCAGTAATTTTTGCAATTCTTTTAATTCCACCAATAATCACAATTCCGACTAAAATTGCCAAACAAATTCCGATAATCACACCGTCAGAACCAGAATTTAATTTTAATAATGAGCTAATTTGAACTGCTGCTTGATTTGATTGAAATGCATTACCTCCACCAAAAGAAGCACCAACACAAAGCACAGCAAAAAGAACCCCTAATATTTTACCAAAAGTTGTAAAACCTCTTTCTTTCAAACCTTTAGACAAGTAGTACATTGGCCCTCCATAAACTGTACCATCAGGTCCAACATCTCTATATTTAACTCCTAAAGTACATTCAACAAATTTGGTTGACATTCCTAACAAACCACAAATAATCATCCAAAAAGTGGCACCTGGACCTCCTAAACCGATAGCTACTGCCACTCCTGCAATATTCCCCAATCCCACTGTTCCTGATACAGCTGTTGCTAGAGCTTGAAAATGAGAAACCTCACCATGAGCACTTTCATCACGAATAGTGTCTTTAATATCCTCAACACCTAATGTCTCGTCATTATTATACAATTTATCTACTCCATGCTTTTCAATATCAACATACTTACCTCTTACTGTTCTTATTGCAGTTCCGAATTTTGTAATGCTCGGAAACCTAAAATATATTGTAAAAAAAGTGGCTCCACCAACTAATAAAAGCACTACAAAGGGCACATTGTAAGATCCTAATGGTACTGTTGTTAAAACAAATCCTTCCCACCAAGAAGCGATTGGCATGAATGCATCATTGATTTTTTCATCTAAACCTTTTTCTTGCGAAAAAATAAAAAATGGAGCTACTAAAAATAATAACGATAGAAGTTTTTTCTTCATAATACTATATTCTAAATGATTTTTATGATTCTTAATTGAGCACGCAATATCTTAAAAAAAAGCCCTTATCACAACTTTTTATTACGAAATATCAATTTAATGATAAGATATCTTTAAATCTTCGCAAATCTTCTTCAAAAGTTTGCAGATTTATCCCTAAAATTGATTTGGCTTTTGAGACATCAAAACCCGTTTTTGGCGGTCTTTTTGCTTTTTGATTTAATATATGAGATGATGTTGGCTTGATTAGATTTAAATCCAATTCAAAAACATTGGCTATTTCTTGCACAATTTCAAAAACACTCATCAATTTTGTAGAAGAAATATGAAAAATACCTGTTGCCTGTTTATCAACTGCTAATTTGCACGAAAGCGCTAAATCATCTACAAAAGTTGGCATTCTGAATTGATCGTTAACAATTGTTATTTCTTTTCCATTTTCAAGCATTTCTTTTACCCAAAGTACAATGTTCGTTCTACTCATATCAAACACTTTTCCGTAAACCAAAATAGTTCTTATAATGGTAAAATCGATATTTGATTCTTGTAAAATTTCTTCTGATTTTACTTTTGACCTTCCGTAATAACTCAATGGATTTGCTTTGTCAGTTTCTCTGTAATAGCCCTTTTCACCATCAAATATAAAATCAGTTGATAAATGGATTAAATGACAATTAATGATTTCAGATGTTTCTTTCAACCATTTAACAACATCAATATTTAAAATATCACATGTCTCTTTATAGATTTCACAATCATCTACTTGAGTCATTGCTGCCGTATTTATGATCGCGTCAGGTTTTACTTTTAATAAAGTTTTTTTAAGATTTTCTTCGTCAGTAATATCTATAGAGACATAATTAAAATCAGTTCTTCCGCTCCTATTTTCTCCTTTTGAAAAACCATAAACTTCATAATTGTTTTTTTCTTTAAGCAATAATTTCAATAAAGATTGCCCTAATAATCCATTACTCCCAGTGATTACAATTTTTTTCATTTAAAACAATAATTCAATTTTTTACAAATCAAAAACAGAACTTCTTTTGGTGTAAATTAAATCTTTTAATTTTATTAAAAACGCTAAAGTCAAATAAAATCCAAAAGACAATCCAACTGTGAAAAAAGTCACATAAATAAAATAGATTCGAACATTTTTTGCTCTCATTCCCAACCTATCAGCCAATCTTGTGAAAACGCCAAAACCATGACGTTCAAAAAAATAGCGGATAGAATGCATAAAATTCATAATATTTCTTTTGGATGCAAGATAGTACAATCCATTTATTTGTTGATTATTTTTCATTTAAAATTGATTTTATATTAAGTAACTTTGCGTTTTTCTTTAAAAAACCGCATTTTTTTGAAAGACCAAGAGTACATAGAAGTTTATGGAGCAAGAGTTCATAACTTAAAAAATATTGACGTAAAAATTCCACGCGAAAAATTGGTTGTAATAACAGGTTTAAGCGGCAGTGGAAAATCATCATTGGCATTTGACACCATTTATGCTGAAGGCCAAAGACGCTACATTGAGACATTTTCTGCCTACGCTCGTCAATTTTTAGGAGGATTAGAAAGACCTGATGTAGATAAAATTGAAGGCCTTTCGCCAGTTATTTCTATTGAACAAAAAACCACCAATAAAAGTCCAAGATCTACAGTTGGAACAATTACTGAAATCTACGATTTTTTACGTTTATTATTTGCAAGAGCTGCTGATGCTTATTCCTATAATACTGGAAAAAAGATGGTTAGCTATTCTGACGAGCAAATAAAAGAATTGATTTTAAGTGATTTTACAGATAAAAAAATTGCAGTTTTAGCACCTTTAATCAAATCGAGAAAAGGACATTACAGAGAGCTTTTTGAACAAATTTCCAAACAAGGCTTTTTAAAAGTTCGTGTTGATGGCGAAATCAGAGATATTGAAAAAGACATGCGTTTAGATCGTTATAAAACACATGATATTGAAGTGGTAATTGATCGATTATTGGTGAATTCTGCCTCTGAAAAACGGTTAGAAGAAACCATCAAAACAGCTATGTATGCTGGAGATAATATTATGATGGTACTTGCGATTGATGAAAATCAACCACGTTATTTTAGTAGAGAATTGATGTGTCCTGAAACCGGAATTGCATACCCAAATCCTGAACCAAACACATTTTCTTTCAACTCTCCAAAAGGTGCTTGTGAAACTTGTAATGGATTGGGAATTACCAATGAAATCAACTTGCAAAAAGTGATTCCTAATGATGCAATTTCTATCAAAAATGGAGGAATTATTCCTTTAGGAGATCAAAAAAATAGTTGGATTTTTAAACAAATTGAACACATAGCTGAGCGTTACAAATTCAAATTAACGGATGCTATCAAAGATATTCCAAAAGAAGCTTTGGATATGATTTTGAACGGCGGCAATGAGTCTTTTCAAATTACTTCTAAAACTGTTGGTGTTACCCGAAATTATAAAATTGATTTTGAAGGCATCATCTCATTCATTCAAAATCAATACAATAACGCAGAAAGCACCAGTATAAAACGTTGGGCAAATGGTTTTATGGACGAAATAACCTGTACAACTTGCGAAGGAAAACGTTTAAAAAAAGAAGCGCTTCACTTTAAAATCACGGATAAAAACATCAGTGATTTGGTGCAAATGGACATTACTGAATTAGCTACTTGGTTTGAAAATATTGAAAAAAAACTATCTCCTAAACAGCAACAAATAGCCTCCGAAATTTTAAAGGAAATTCGCACTAGAATTCAATTTTTGGTGGATGTTGGCTTGGAATATTTAACTTTAGATAGAACGTCAAAATCGCTTTCTGGTGGTGAAGCACAACGTATTCGTTTAGCAACACAAATTGGTTCACAATTAGTGGGTGTTCTATATATTTTGGATGAACCAAGTATTGGTTTACATCAACGTGACAATCAAAAACTGATTGATTCTTTGGTAAAATTACGCGATATTGGCAACTCAGTTTTGGTTGTTGAACACGACAAAGACATGATTGAACATGCTGATTATGTGATAGATATTGGTCCTGAAGCTGGAAGACATGGAGGTCAAATTGTAAGTGAAGGAACTTTTACAGAACTAAAAACACATTACACCTTAACTGCAGATTACTTGACTGAAAGAAAGAAAATTAAAGTTCCTACAAAAAGACGTGAAGGCAATGGAAAATTCATCAAACTAAAAGGTGCATCAGGAAATAATTTAAAAAATGTGTCAGTTGAGTTTCCTTTGGGAAAAATGATTTGTGTGACAGGAGTTTCTGGAAGTGGAAAATCTACCTTAATAAACGAAACCTTGTATCCTATTCTGAACGAATACATATACAAAGGTGTAAAAAAACCAATGCCTTACAAAAAAATTGAAGGTTTAGAACATATTGACAAAGTAATTGACATTGATCAATCGCCAATTGGAAGAACACCGCGTTCAAACCCTGCAACATACACCAAAACCTTTGATGAAATCAGAACTTTATTTGCTCAAACTCCTGAAGCTTCCATTCGTGGTTACAAACCTGGACGCTTTTCATTCAATGTTAAAGGCGGACGTTGTGAAACTTGCGAAGGTGCAGGAGTTCGAATTATAGAAATGAATTTTTTGCCAGATGTGCATGTAGAATGTGAAACTTGTCAAGGAATGCGTTTCAATAGAGAAACTTTGGAAGTTCGATACAAAGGAAAATCAATTGCTGATATCCTTAATATGACCATTGAAGACGCCACTGTTTTTTTTGAAAATATCCCTAAAATTCATCGAAAATTAAAAACTATTAAAGATGTTGGTTTGGGTTATATCACTCTTGGACAACAATCTACCACACTTTCTGGTGGTGAAGCACAAAGAATAAAATTAGCATCAGAATTATCAAAAAAAGATACTGGAAATACGTTTTATATTTTAGACGAACCCACAACTGGCTTGCATTTTGAAGACATTCGTGTGTTGATGGAAGTATTAAACAAACTCGCCAACAAAGGAAATACTGTATTGATTATCGAACACAATTTAGATGTCATAAAATTGGCAGATCATATTATTGATGTAGGTTTGGAGGGTGGTAAAAAAGGTGGCACAATTTTATGTACAGGAACTCCTGAAGAAGTTGCTGAAAACAAAAAAAGTTATACGGCTGCTTTTTTGAAAAAAGAATTAATTTAGACGTTTTAAAAAATCAGAATTTATGACAAATGACGACAGAAAAATAAGAGAAAGACTCCAACAAAAAACTTGGAATGAAATAAAAACAAACGATTCTTGGGCGATTTTTAAAATCATGGCTGAGTTTGTTGAAGGTTATGAAACTTTGAGTAAAATTGGTCCTTGTGTTTCTATTTTTGGATCAGCAAGAACCAAACCTGACAATCCATATTATATTTTAGCAGAAGAAATTGCTTTCAAATTAACGCAAAGTGGATTTGGAGTAATTACTGGTGGTGGTCCTGGAATTATGGAAGCTGGAAATAAAGGTGCTCACAGAGGCAAAGGTTTATCTGTAGGATTGAATATTGAATTGCCTTTTGAACAGCATGACAATCCTTGGATTGACAAAGGAAAGAGTTTAGATTTCGATTACTTTTTTGTAAGAAAAGTAATGTTTGTAAAATATTCACAGGGATTTGTGGTAATGCCTGGAGGTTTTGGAACTATGGACGAACTTTTTGAAGCCATTACCTTAATTCAAACAAAAAAAATTGGTCGTTTTCCAATTGTTTTGGTTGGTAAGAAATTTTGGAGTGGATTGATTGATTGGATCAAAGACACTTTGATTGCTGAAGGAAACATTAAAGAAGAAGATTTAAATCTTTTTAGATTGGTTGATACTGCTGATGAAGCTGTAGAACATTTCAATAAATTCTACGAGAAATACAAGTTAAAACCAAACTTTTAATGTACTTTTTAAGAAAACAGCTCGTTGTTTTTTTTGTGATTTTAAGTTCTTGTTTGTTTTCTCAAACAAGAATTAAAACACTATTTTACAATACCTTAAATTATACGATTGATATTGTAAGTCAAGAAAAAACGCCGTATTTACAAACAATTTTAGAAACTGTTCAGCCAGATTTATTCATGATTTGTGAAATAAAAAATGAGCCAGCTTCTGATTATCTTTTTGAAAATGCCATTATTCCTTTCAACGCAAATTTCAAAAAAGCACCTTACAGAATTGTGCAATCGCCTGCAAAAGATTTGTCACAAATGGTGTATTACAATTCCGAAAAACTGACTTTATTAGCAAATCAAGTTATTACGACAAACGTAAGAGACATTAATCATTACACATTTAAAATCAACACTGAAAATATAGAAATAAATCCAATCAAAATTGAGGTTTTTGTGACTCATTTAAAAGCCTCAACAGGCTTTAACAATAGAATGGACAGATTACAATCTGTTGAACGTTTTGTTGCTGAATTGGACAAATTACCTAACAATAGTAACATTTTATTCGCAGGCGATTTTAATTTTTATACCAGTAATGAAGAAGGATTTTTAAAATTAATTGACACTTCAAATTCAATCAAAATAATAGATCCTATTAATAGATTATGCCCACCTTTTCCTGAAAATGGGGTTGATTATTTTAATGAAGACAATTTTAACAATACCTATTTTTGGAACAATTCGTCATTTGCTGACGTGCATTCACAATCCACAAGATCATCACAACTAAATGGTGATGGTGCTGGAGGTGGAATGGATGATCGTTTTGATTTCATTATGATGTCCGAAAATTTAAAAACAAATTCAACACTGTATTTTGTTGAAAATAGTTACAAAACCATTGGTAACAATAAAAACTGCTACAATTCATCTGTTAATAATTTTGATTGCACTGGAGAATATTCGAAAAATTTAAGAGATGCGTTGTATTTTTTTAGTGATCATTTGCCCATTTCTTTAGAATTGGAAACTCCTGAAAATACGTTGTCAGTAACTAAAAGTGTTAATCCTATTAAATTTATAGGTTCGAATTTGGTTTCTGATTTTTTAAGTTTACATTTATCCGAAGAAATAACATCGATAATCATATACAACCAATTAGGGCAGAAGATTTTTGAAACGAAAGTTCAACAGAAAACTGAACTCAAAATTGCAACAAGTAAATTTCCAAAAGGAATATATTATTTAAAAACTGCGACTTCTAGACCGCTAAAATTTGTGAAATTATAAATTGAAAATACATCAAATCATAAAAACATTTTTTCTGTTTTGGTCCGTTTTTTCAATGGCTCAAAATAACACAATTGCCATAAAAGCAACTTTTAATCCAGAAAAAGATGAACTGAAAATTCAGCAAGAAATTGTATTTATCAACAATTCAGATTCTATTTTAAACCATATTTATCTTCACAATTGGGGAAATAGTTTTAGAGATCGAAAAACTCCTTTATCAAAAAGATTGATTAAAGATTTTAAGAAAGAATTATACTTTGCAAAACCAGATGAAGTTGGTTTTACAACCATCAAAAATTTAACGGTTGATTTTGAAAATGTTGTTTTTAATGAAGTCCCAAAACAGGCTGATATAATTGATATTCAACTAAATACACCTTTACTTCCATCAGAAAAAAAAACCATCACTATTGCATATAGTTTAAAAATTCCGGATGCAAAATTTACAAGTTACGGAAAAACAGCTATTGGCTATCACCTTCGTTTTTGGTATATGACGCCAGCCATTTATCAAAATGAATGGAAATTGATGAGCAATCTAAATACAGATGATTTATTTGAAAATACAACCGATTTTACCATCGAAATTCAAATTCCAAAACCATACGTTTTAGAGAGTAATTTGTATCAATATGAAACTAAAAATGAAAAGGATACAGACTATTATTTGGTAGGAAAAAACAAAACAAATGTTATTTTATCTATCAATAAAACGCCTCAATTAAAAACCTATAAAGTCAATGATGTTGCTATTTATACAGATATTTTAAATGATAAAATTGAAGACTCAAAATGCGTTGATATTTTGAGTCGTGAACTTCTTTTTATCGAAAAATATTTGGGAAAATATCCTCATAAAGAAATTTACATTGACAAAATTACGCAAGATAAAAATCCGATTGTAGGATTAAGTCAGTTGCCAAGTTTTATTCGTCCTTTTTCAGAGGAATTCAAATGGGATATTACCCTTTTCAAAGCCCTTTCAATTGCGTATTTAGAGAACAGAATGTTTCTAAATTTAAGAGAAGAATATTGGCTTTTAGACGGTATTCAAAATTATTTGATGATTGAATATATAGAAACGTATTATCCAGAAATAAAATTATTAGGAAAAGTTTCAGACAAATGGTATTTGAAAAATTTCAATATTTCGAAACTGAAATTCAATGAAAAATATCCATTAATTTATCAATTTGTTTCTAGGCAATTTTTAGATCAAGCTCTAGACACTCCTGTTGATTCTTTGTCTAATTTCAACAGAAAAATTGCCAATAAATACAAAGCAGGTTTGGCAATAAAGTATTTAAAAAACTATTTGGGTGACAGTATTTTAAATAGTAGCATTAAAGAATTGTATCAAGAAAAAAGCACAAAATTAATTTCAACAGCTGATTTTAGAGAGATTATCACAAAAAAAACAACC encodes:
- a CDS encoding helix-hairpin-helix domain-containing protein, whose translation is MAILIICLQAFIFLDVFSSEEKIAKKTPEVLAFQHQIDSLKMIAIENRKPKIFPFNPNYITDFKGEQLGMSLEEIDRLLAFRKTGKFINSKNDFQKVTKISDSLLAKIAPFFKFPDWVEKQNSHQKENSFSEKFTYQNYKKTAKSDLSTNDLNKATATDLQYISGIGEKIAERIIQYRSKLQGFTFKEQLYEVWGLQKEIADKTLETFIIKQKPIIKTVNINSLSFKELLRIPYMNYELCRKIFDYKDEVAEIQQISELKNIKDFPLDIYNRLVLYLHAE
- the rpsU gene encoding 30S ribosomal protein S21, producing the protein MLIIPVKEGENIDRALKRYKRKYDRTKTMKLLRNNKNFTKPSVAKRAQKIKASYVQRLRTQEEIG
- a CDS encoding PspC domain-containing protein; this translates as MNFMHSIRYFFERHGFGVFTRLADRLGMRAKNVRIYFIYVTFFTVGLSFGFYLTLAFLIKLKDLIYTKRSSVFDL
- a CDS encoding SDR family oxidoreductase, whose translation is MKKIVITGSNGLLGQSLLKLLLKEKNNYEVYGFSKGENRSGRTDFNYVSIDITDEENLKKTLLKVKPDAIINTAAMTQVDDCEIYKETCDILNIDVVKWLKETSEIINCHLIHLSTDFIFDGEKGYYRETDKANPLSYYGRSKVKSEEILQESNIDFTIIRTILVYGKVFDMSRTNIVLWVKEMLENGKEITIVNDQFRMPTFVDDLALSCKLAVDKQATGIFHISSTKLMSVFEIVQEIANVFELDLNLIKPTSSHILNQKAKRPPKTGFDVSKAKSILGINLQTFEEDLRRFKDILSLN
- the uvrA gene encoding excinuclease ABC subunit UvrA translates to MKDQEYIEVYGARVHNLKNIDVKIPREKLVVITGLSGSGKSSLAFDTIYAEGQRRYIETFSAYARQFLGGLERPDVDKIEGLSPVISIEQKTTNKSPRSTVGTITEIYDFLRLLFARAADAYSYNTGKKMVSYSDEQIKELILSDFTDKKIAVLAPLIKSRKGHYRELFEQISKQGFLKVRVDGEIRDIEKDMRLDRYKTHDIEVVIDRLLVNSASEKRLEETIKTAMYAGDNIMMVLAIDENQPRYFSRELMCPETGIAYPNPEPNTFSFNSPKGACETCNGLGITNEINLQKVIPNDAISIKNGGIIPLGDQKNSWIFKQIEHIAERYKFKLTDAIKDIPKEALDMILNGGNESFQITSKTVGVTRNYKIDFEGIISFIQNQYNNAESTSIKRWANGFMDEITCTTCEGKRLKKEALHFKITDKNISDLVQMDITELATWFENIEKKLSPKQQQIASEILKEIRTRIQFLVDVGLEYLTLDRTSKSLSGGEAQRIRLATQIGSQLVGVLYILDEPSIGLHQRDNQKLIDSLVKLRDIGNSVLVVEHDKDMIEHADYVIDIGPEAGRHGGQIVSEGTFTELKTHYTLTADYLTERKKIKVPTKRREGNGKFIKLKGASGNNLKNVSVEFPLGKMICVTGVSGSGKSTLINETLYPILNEYIYKGVKKPMPYKKIEGLEHIDKVIDIDQSPIGRTPRSNPATYTKTFDEIRTLFAQTPEASIRGYKPGRFSFNVKGGRCETCEGAGVRIIEMNFLPDVHVECETCQGMRFNRETLEVRYKGKSIADILNMTIEDATVFFENIPKIHRKLKTIKDVGLGYITLGQQSTTLSGGEAQRIKLASELSKKDTGNTFYILDEPTTGLHFEDIRVLMEVLNKLANKGNTVLIIEHNLDVIKLADHIIDVGLEGGKKGGTILCTGTPEEVAENKKSYTAAFLKKELI
- a CDS encoding tyrosine-type recombinase/integrase produces the protein MIDSFLEYLFLEKKYSINTISAYKTDLLAFKDFCETDFNVNNLSEVEYPIIRSWIVNLVHQKISNRSINRKITSLNSFYKFLQKTHQIEINPLSKHKSLKSVNKLQIPFSVKEINDAINSVSENSDFKLIRNKLIIELLYSTGVRKSELIHIKESDIDFGNKTVKVLGKRNKERFVPLLESVIAKIKQYQILRDEFSEGAEELLITENGNKLSKSLVYGVINSYFSNVSTKTKKSPHILRHSFATHLLNEGANLNSVKELLGHSSLASTQVYTHNSLEVIKKVYNQAHPRSLKK
- a CDS encoding acyl-CoA dehydrogenase family protein, which encodes MNSMYFTEEHHAFRASFKDFLQKEVVPHIEKWEQTGTIERFIWKKFGEMGYFGLSTPQEYGGLDLDLFYTVIFLEELQKVNSGGFAAAMWAHEYLAMTHLNKEGSEAIKQKYLVPSVEGDMIGCLCITEPFGGSDVAGMRSTAIKNGDHYILNGSKTFITNGVYSDYLIIAAKTDPSDKYKGISIFVVDRNTKGISATKLNKLGWRASDTGEIAFDNVKIPAENLLGEEGKGFPYIMQHFALERLIMGINAHARAEFALDYAIHYMKERVAFGKTIDQFQALRHKIAEIASQVDMCKEYNYSIAKRLNDGQYVVKEASMSKLLSTKMADEVIYDALQLLGGYGYMEDYPMARLFRDSRLGPIGGGTSEILKEIIAKMVIDSKEYKPAT
- a CDS encoding alanine/glycine:cation symporter family protein — translated: MKKKLLSLLFLVAPFFIFSQEKGLDEKINDAFMPIASWWEGFVLTTVPLGSYNVPFVVLLLVGGATFFTIYFRFPSITKFGTAIRTVRGKYVDIEKHGVDKLYNNDETLGVEDIKDTIRDESAHGEVSHFQALATAVSGTVGLGNIAGVAVAIGLGGPGATFWMIICGLLGMSTKFVECTLGVKYRDVGPDGTVYGGPMYYLSKGLKERGFTTFGKILGVLFAVLCVGASFGGGNAFQSNQAAVQISSLLKLNSGSDGVIIGICLAILVGIVIIGGIKRIAKITEKIVPFMAGIYILASLVIIIANFSDIGLAFTIIFEGAFTPMAGLGGLVGVLIVGFQRAAFSNEAGAGSAAIAHSAVRTKYPASEGVVALLEPFIDTVVICTMTALVIVFFNIDGTNVQSVFNYSAETSSVILNADGRSIGGVDLTSMAFDSVIPHFSYILTIAIVLFAFSTMISWSYYGLQAWKFLFGKTKTADIVYKLLFLVFVVIGAGATLDAVIKFSDAMILALVFPNMIGLFFLYPKVKQEMNRYLNAISIKKEAIEEGAIDVTKHM